A region of Natrinema sp. CBA1119 DNA encodes the following proteins:
- a CDS encoding ParA family protein, which translates to MSGSDSKNSIDRTNSPNSPYDSVQTDGNSRAVSVCMLKGGVGKSTIAVNLARQLAAHEHDVLLIDLDPNGHASVGLGFNDQYHNTEETIGDVFFNDADPTSVVYDTSYGFDILPSSEDLEQVEREIVVGDVFQPSALLKREVVDPLLGDTYDYIVTDSPAYRSRLTDNALVATANLVLPLAPGNEAMAGLERTIERQISPLRQHMDVDVLSLVPNMLSGRIDQQTQDRQLLERLNSHDNLQDRIPNFARITDWEAVDAGDLKPSPGIRDRTSITKAYGERKPLLDYDPDCDQLQCFDELAHIVEAGEVVRHV; encoded by the coding sequence ATGAGTGGCTCAGATAGCAAGAATAGCATAGATAGAACGAATAGCCCAAATAGCCCATATGATTCGGTACAGACCGATGGGAACTCTCGGGCTGTTTCGGTGTGTATGCTGAAGGGAGGCGTCGGCAAATCGACGATTGCGGTCAACCTCGCCCGACAACTGGCCGCACACGAACACGATGTCCTCCTCATCGATCTTGACCCGAACGGCCACGCGTCCGTGGGGCTGGGGTTTAACGACCAATACCACAACACCGAGGAAACCATCGGCGACGTCTTCTTCAACGATGCTGACCCGACTTCAGTTGTCTACGATACCAGCTATGGGTTCGATATCCTCCCGTCCAGCGAAGACTTAGAACAGGTCGAGCGGGAGATCGTCGTCGGCGACGTATTCCAACCCTCTGCGCTGCTCAAACGGGAAGTCGTCGACCCACTCCTTGGGGACACGTACGATTATATCGTCACAGATTCGCCGGCGTACCGTTCCCGACTCACGGACAACGCGCTCGTCGCGACGGCGAACTTGGTGCTTCCGCTCGCCCCGGGGAACGAGGCGATGGCCGGCTTGGAGCGAACCATCGAGCGACAGATCTCACCGCTTCGGCAGCATATGGACGTCGACGTTCTGTCACTGGTTCCGAACATGTTGAGCGGCCGTATCGACCAGCAGACTCAAGATCGACAGCTCCTCGAACGTCTCAACTCGCACGATAACCTCCAGGACCGCATCCCGAACTTTGCGCGGATTACGGACTGGGAGGCTGTCGACGCCGGCGATCTCAAACCCTCACCGGGCATCCGTGACCGTACCAGCATCACAAAGGCCTATGGCGAGCGCAAACCCCTGCTGGACTACGACCCTGACTGTGACCAGTTGCAGTGTTTCGACGAGTTGGCGCACATCGTCGAGGCAGGTGAGGTGGTCCGCCATGTCTGA
- a CDS encoding phage integrase SAM-like domain-containing protein: MIDDRSFRPKSALDDSFERYLQDKGKGRGGDGGNYRRNAGRELERFAEWADGDRGDDWTGIVPDNVDREPTFEDLDERVFREYARHLVGDRGLKQNTVQTYYRYLSAWCGWCVNEGYLEAHYAQRASAMAPLPEDDGRKPGDQQAWTSEQRHALTQHADERARDAIEAYTALPDDTDPLDRQRARYTALKAARDRALVFVLAYTAVRVGELLRDPNDPRRRGVQWEEISIDDGSMDVYRKKQQWDAASLPDPVISPLRSYHQLTDPPTEQWPVFPTFDQRTLATLVQDELADRGERPDAIDERRGEYARDLLLALDEDVRPPSITTDGARSILQQLSEDFDINIDHPKHNYLAPHGGRRGMGEVLVRAFGYTVAARYLDNSEEMVRERYSHIEAGELGDVATEALSEIDG, encoded by the coding sequence ATGATCGACGATCGTTCGTTCCGTCCTAAAAGCGCTCTCGATGACAGCTTCGAGCGCTATCTTCAGGACAAGGGGAAAGGCCGCGGTGGGGACGGCGGGAACTACCGACGCAACGCAGGGCGCGAACTCGAACGGTTCGCCGAGTGGGCCGACGGCGACCGCGGCGACGACTGGACCGGGATCGTTCCCGACAACGTCGACCGAGAGCCGACCTTCGAGGACCTTGACGAACGCGTCTTTCGAGAGTACGCCCGACACCTCGTCGGTGATCGAGGGCTCAAACAGAACACTGTACAAACCTATTACCGTTATCTCTCTGCGTGGTGTGGCTGGTGCGTCAATGAGGGCTACCTTGAGGCACACTATGCCCAGCGGGCAAGCGCGATGGCACCGCTCCCCGAGGATGACGGCCGCAAGCCCGGCGACCAGCAGGCCTGGACGTCCGAGCAGCGTCACGCCCTCACCCAGCACGCCGACGAGCGAGCCCGCGACGCCATTGAGGCGTACACGGCACTCCCCGATGATACTGACCCTCTCGACAGGCAACGAGCCCGATATACGGCACTGAAAGCCGCTCGTGACCGTGCCCTCGTATTCGTCCTTGCGTACACAGCTGTCCGTGTCGGAGAACTGCTCCGGGACCCGAACGACCCGCGCCGGCGAGGGGTCCAGTGGGAGGAGATTTCTATCGACGACGGGAGTATGGACGTCTATCGGAAGAAACAACAGTGGGATGCCGCGAGCCTACCCGATCCCGTGATCTCTCCACTTCGGAGCTATCACCAGCTTACGGACCCACCGACGGAGCAGTGGCCGGTGTTCCCAACGTTCGACCAGCGGACGCTTGCGACGCTCGTGCAGGACGAGCTGGCTGATCGAGGGGAACGCCCAGATGCAATCGACGAGCGACGTGGCGAGTATGCTCGTGACCTGTTGCTGGCTCTCGACGAGGACGTTCGACCGCCATCGATCACGACGGATGGCGCACGGTCGATTCTCCAGCAACTCTCGGAAGACTTCGATATCAACATTGACCATCCAAAGCATAATTATCTCGCACCTCACGGCGGTCGACGTGGGATGGGCGAGGTTCTTGTCCGCGCGTTTGGATACACGGTTGCAGCCCGATATCTCGACAATTCAGAGGAGATGGTGCGGGAGCGGTACTCACATATTGAGGCCGGAGAACTCGGAGACGTTGCCACAGAAGCGCTCTCAGAGATTGATGGTTAG
- a CDS encoding helix-turn-helix domain-containing protein — MSHSPPRSGQPPIQQLQTVVDLLETPALAQIYAHILQHGPITVSEIVDELDIPQGTAYDYVQNLETAALVEKTREQRPYEYDAESIALTLSTDGETQTITPALIAAVARRDEDEDIDVYIERHSLDGLAVALEYASEYVDGTVNHRIAARELDLSPLEAEIILQALEPVATEYADATA, encoded by the coding sequence ATGTCGCACTCACCTCCCCGGTCGGGCCAGCCACCCATTCAGCAGCTTCAGACGGTCGTCGATCTTCTCGAGACGCCGGCACTCGCTCAGATTTACGCCCATATTTTGCAGCACGGTCCCATCACCGTTTCCGAGATCGTCGACGAACTCGATATCCCACAGGGGACCGCCTACGACTACGTCCAGAACCTCGAAACGGCTGCCTTAGTGGAGAAAACTCGTGAGCAGCGCCCGTACGAATATGACGCCGAGTCGATTGCACTCACGCTCTCGACGGATGGTGAAACCCAAACGATCACGCCGGCACTTATCGCTGCGGTTGCCCGCCGTGATGAGGATGAAGACATTGATGTCTACATCGAGCGCCATAGCCTCGACGGTCTTGCTGTCGCCCTCGAGTACGCCTCCGAGTACGTTGATGGCACGGTTAACCACCGGATTGCAGCCCGGGAACTTGACCTCTCACCGCTTGAAGCCGAGATCATCCTCCAGGCGCTGGAACCGGTTGCTACCGAATACGCCGACGCAACTGCATGA